Part of the Mycolicibacterium mageritense genome is shown below.
CCTGCTCCCGCAGGGTGCGGCCAAGAAGGCCGCGGCAGGCAAGACGCCGGCCGCAGCTGCCGCCGCCTCCACCGAGGCCACGCTGGAACGTCCGGAGATCCTGGTCGATTTCGAGGTCGGCGAATCCGTCACCGTCATGGACGGTCCGTTCGCGACGCTGCCCGCCTCCATCAGCGAGGTCAACGCCGAGCAGCAGAAGCTCAAGGTGCTGGTGTCGATCTTCGGCCGCGAAACACCTGTCGAACTGACCTTCACCCAGGTCGCCAAGATTTAGTCGGTAACGACTAGAACAGCGGGCGCGGCACGCGCCCTCGGATAAGCGAGTAAGGAACACCACAGCATGGCCCCGAAGAAGAAGGTCGCCGGGCTCATCAAGCTGCAGATCCAGGCCGGGCAGGCCAACCCTGCCCCGCCGGTTGGCCCTGCGCTTGGTCAGCACGGCGTCAACATCATGGAGTTCTGCAAGGCGTACAACGCCGCGACGGAGTCGCAGCGCGGCAACGTCATCCCCGTGGAGATCACCGTCTACGAGGATCGCAGCTTCACGTTCGCCCTCAAGACCCCGCCCGCCGCCAAGCTGCTGCTCAAGGCCGCTGGTGTGCAGAAGGGCTCGGGCGAGCCGCACAAGACCAAGGTCGCCAAGGTGACCTGGGACCAGGTGCGCGAGATCGCCGAGACCAAGAAGGCCGATCTCAACGCCAACGACATCGACGCTGCGTCGAAGATCATCGCCGGCACCGCCCGGTCGATGGGCATCACCGTCGAGTAAGACTCCGGAAAGCGTGGGAGAGCTGGCATCGGCTCGGGAACCACGACTCCAACAGACACGATTGGATTTTCAATGAGCAAGAACAGCAAGGCATATCGCGAAGCGGCCGAGAAGGTCGACAGGGACAAGCTCTACACGCCGCTGGAGGCCGCGAAGCTGGCCAAGGAAACGTCGTCGAAGAAGCAGGACGCCACCGTCGAGGTGGCCATCCGCCTGGGCGTCGACCCCCGCAAGGCGGACCAGATGGTCCGCGGCACCGTCAACCTGCCGCACGGCACCGGTAAGACCGCGCGCGTCGCGGTGTTCGCCGTGGGGGAGAAGGCCGAGCAGGCCATCGCCGCCGGCGCTGACGTGGTGGGCAGCGACGACCTGATCGAGAAGATCCAGGGCGGCTTCCTGGACTTCGACGCCGCGATCGCCACCCCGGATCAGATGGCCAAGGTCGGCCGGATCGCTCGCGTGCTGGGCCCGCGCGGGCTGATGCCGAACCCCAAGACCGGCACCGTCACTCCGGACGTCGCGAAGGCCGTCGCCGACATCAAGGGCGGCAAGATCAACTTCCGCGTCGACAAGCAGGCCAACCTGCACTTCGTGATCGGCAAGGCGTCGTTCGACGAGGCCAAGCTGGCCGAGAACTACGGAGCCGCGCTCGACGAGGTGCTGCGTGCCAAGCCCTCGTCGTCGAAGGGCCGTTACCTCAAGAAGGTGACCGTCTCCACCACCACGGGCCCGGGCATCCCGGTTGACCCGGCGGTGACCCGGAACTTCACCGAGGCGTAGCCCTTCCTGCGCGAGCAGACGTGAAAGTGCCCCAAATCCATTGATTTGGGGCACTTTTGCGTCTGCTCGGCGTCAAGAGGTGACACATTCGGCGATACGGCGCCGCAGGAAGGCGGCCGACGGTTCCGACACGTTGGCGTTGCCGAGCGCGACGCGGTACCACCGCACGGCTTCCTGGGGCCGGCCGGCGCGGCGCAACAGATCCGCCCGGATCGTGGCGACGGTGTTGGTCCGCGCCAGCCGTGGATCGTCGGCGATCTCGTCGAGAGCCGCCAGGCCCGCCCCGAACCCGTCGCGGAAGCCGATGGCCATCGCGCGGTTGGCGCGCACCACGGGTGACTCGGTGATGCTCAGCAGCCGATCGTAGGCCAGACATATGGTGGCCCAATCGGTGTGCTGCCAGGTGGGTGCGGTGGCGTGCAGCGCCGCGATCACCGCCTGCGGCAGGTACGGGCCCGGTGCCGCCTCGGCGAGCCGCAACTGCTCCAGGCCGCGGGCGATCCGGCCGCGGTCCCAGCGGGCGCGGTTCTGTTCGTCGAGCGGTACCAGCGCCCCGCTGTCGTCGACCCGGGTCTGCCGCCGCGAATCGTGCAGCAGCACAAGGGCGGAAAGCGCGTGTGCGTCAGCGTCATCGGGCATCAGCGCGCACAGTTCGCCGGCCAACCGCACGCCCTCGTCGCACAACTCGTCCCGGATCGCCGACGGCCCCGCGGTGGACCAATAGCCTTCGGTGAACACCGAGTAGATGCACGCGAGCACGTGCGGTGTGCGCTCCGGCAACAGCTCGGCCGGCGGCACCCGCAGCGGGATGTTGGCCTTGCGAATCTTGTTCTTGGCCCGCGTGATTCGCTGACCTACCGCGGCCTCGGACTGCAGCAGCGCCCGGGCGATCTCGGTGACCGTGAGGCCGGAGATGAGCCGCAGGGTCAACGCGAGCTGCGACGCGCGGTCCAGGGCGGGGTGGGCGCACGTGAACATCATCCGGAGTTCGTCGTCGCGCACCTGGTGCAGCTCGCCGCCCGCGCCACGAGCCGTCACCTCCTCATACACCGCAGCCAATTCCTTTCCCCCGCGCGCGGATTCGCGGCGCAGCCGGTCGGTTGCCCGGTTGCGTGCCACCGCGGTCAGCCACGCGCCGGGGTTGGCGGGCACGCCTTCGGACGGCCACACCCGAAGCGCCTGCGCACAGGCCTCCTGGACGGCGTCCTCGGCCACCGAGAGATCGCCCGACCACCGCGCAAGCGCGGCGACGGCCGGTCCCCACTCACGCCGAAAGACGCCGTCCAGCTGGGCCACAGAGAATCAGAGGCCGGCGATACCGGACAGCTGGCGCACCTCGATCGCCGAAGCCGGAATCATCGACGCCAGTTTGACCGCCTCGTCGCGGTCGGCCGCACGCAGGACGTAGAAGCCGTTGGCGACCTCGGCACCTTCGGCGTACGGACCGTCGGTCAGCGAAACCTGGCCGTCGCGCACCCGGACCGTCGTCGCGGTCGACGGCGGATGCAGCGGCGCGCCCGCCAGCGTTCGGTCACCGATGGTCTTGGCGAGTTCGACGTGTTGGCCCGCCTGCTGATTCCACTCGTCGGTGCCTGGGGTGTGGATCTTCTCCGGTGGCTCCAGCAGCAGCGCCAGCCAGTCGTTGGTCAGCGGCTGCTCGGGGGCCTGCCAGTGCACCATCGGCCACACCTCGACGGCACCGTACTTCGCGGCGGGGATGTCCTGGGCGAGCGCGAGGGCCTCGTCGAGGTTGTCCGCCTCGAATACGTAATAGCCCCCGGCGACTTCGGCGCCCTCGGCGAACGGGCCGTCGGTGACCGTCGGATTGTCCGGTCCGCCGGAGATCCGGACCGCGCCCGCCGCGGGGGTCAGGGCATCGCCCGCACGGATCGCCGACCCCGCCTTGGCGTGGAAGGCCAGGTATGCCGTCATCTCTTCGGCACCCTGCTCAGGGGTGAGCGCCTGCTCGCGATTGATCAGCAAGGCGAAGTAGTGCATCGTCGTCTCCCGGTGACAGTGAGCGGAACCCTGTGTTCCACTCTCTACCTATCCGACGAACGACGTTGCCGTGATCCGACAGGCCGCGAAAAATTACTTCTGCAGCGTGAACTGATGCACGCTGATGTGACCCGAGGCGAAGTACTTCTGGCAGCCGTTGAGGTACTTGTCGTAGCGGTCGTAGACCTCTTGGCCCTGGATCGCGATGGCCTCGTCCTTGTGGGCCTCGAGCGCGTCGGCCCAGATCTTGAGGGTGCGCACGTAGTGCGGGCCGATCTCCTGCAGCTGGGTGAGCTTGAACCCGGCTTCGAGGGCCTTTTCCTTCTCCATCTCCACCGAGGGCAGCCGGCCACCGGGGAAGATCTCGGTCATGATGAACCGGGCGAACCGGGCATCCTCGAACGTCATGTGCAGGCCGAGCTTCTGGCCCTGGCGAAGGTCGAATCCCGTGATGTTGTGCAGCAGCATGATGCCGTCGTCGGGCAGCGCGTTGTAGGCCGTCTCGAAAAACGCCGGGTAACGCTCGAATCCGAAATGCTCGAACGCGCCGATCGACACGATGCGATCGACCTTGTCGGTGAACTCTTCCCAGCCCTGGAGCCGCACCTCGACATTGCGGTCGGTCTCGATCTTGGAGAGCTTGTTGATCGCGTACTCGCGCTGCTCGCCCGACAGGGTCAGGCCGATGACGTTGACGTCGTACTTCTCGATGGCCCGTGCCATGCCTGCGCCCCAGCCGCAGCCGATGTCGAGCAGCGTCATGCCGGGCTCAAGGCCGAGCTTGCCGAGCGCGAGGTCGAACTTGGCGATCTGGGCCTCGTCGCCGGTCATGTCCTCGCGTTCGAAGTACCCGCAGGTGTAGCCCATTGTCGGGCCGAGAAACAGTTCGTAGAATTCGTTCGAAATGTCGTAGATCGACTGCAGTTCTTCATATTTCGGTGTCAATTTGGACATATTCGAAACGCTCCAAGCCTCAGAGTTCTCCCCGCGATTGGTCAGCCTACCGTAGCCAACTGGCGGTCGGCCTCGACTACTGTCAACCAAACCCCACGGCAAACAATCGGTGATCCAGCTGGTCTTCGCGGCGCATCCGGGGCCTGCGGAAACTTGCGAAAGCACGAAATTCGGCAGCGAAGCAGTAACGACACGCGCTACTTCTGCAAAGTGAACTGATTCACGTCGATGTAGCCCACCCGGAAGCTGTTGGCGCAACCCGTCAGGTAGTGCATGTAGCGGTCGTAGACCTCTTCCGACTGGATGGCGATGGCCTCGTCACGGTGCGCGGCCAATGCCTCGGCCCACAGATCGAGCGTGCGCGCGTAGTGCAGCTGCAGCGATTGCCTGCGGGTCAACGTGAATCCCGCGCGGTCGGCGTGTTCGACGACCATCTCGATCGACGGCAGCCGGCCGCCCGGGAAGATCTCGGTGACGATGAACCGGATGAACCGGGCCACTTCGAACGTCAGCGGGATACCCCGGCTGTGCGCCTCCCGGGGATGCAGCCCGGTGATGGTGTGCAGCAGCATGACCCCGTCGTCGGGGAGCGCCTCGTACGCGAAGCGAAAGAAGTCCTCGTAGCGCTCGTGGCCGAAGTGCTCGAACGCGCCGATCGACACGATTCGGTCGACGGGCTCGTCGAACTGCTCCCAGCCTGCGAGCAACACGCGCTTGCTGCGGGGGCTGTCCGATTGCGCGAACACCTGCTCGACGTGCGCATGTTGATTGCGGCTCAGTGTCAGGCCAACGACGTTGACGTCGTAACGCTCGATCGCTCGCATCATCGTTGCGCCCCAACCACATCCGACGTCGAGCAGCGTCATGCCGGGCTCCAGGCCGAGCTTGCCCAGGGACAGATCGATCTTGGCCAGTTGGGCCTCTTCGAGCGACATGTCGTCGCGTTCGAAGTATGCGCAGCTGTAGGTCCGGCTCGGGTCGAGAAACAGTGCGAAGAAGTCGTCGGACAGGTCGTAATGTGCCTGAACGTTCTCGAAATGCGGTTTGAGGTTTTCCGGTGGTTTGGCCATGGCGTTGCCTTCCGGGCCGACCGGAGAGCGCCGCTACACCGGGATTGGTCCAGCTCGCCCCCGGACTCTGGCACAGCGTAGACCGCGAAAAGTCAGCTACCCAGCTGCCGCTCGTGGGCAAACGTGCAGGCAGGCGGGAGATTTTGCGTTATCACACACCTCATCCCGCGGCGGCGAAGTTGGTCTTGAGCTCACCCACGACCTCGTCCCACACCGGCTCGGGTAGCTCGTGGCCCATGCCGTCGATCAGGACGAGCCGCGCGCCGGTGATCGCCTTGGCCACCGCGCGCCCGCCGTACGGACGCATCAGCCGGTCCGCGAGACCGTGGATCACCACCGTCGGCGCGGTGATGCGCCGGTCGTGGTGCAAAAGGCTGCCGCTGCCCAGGATGGCCGCAAAATGCCGTGCGATGCCGGCAGGGTAGTACGCCCGGTCGTACAGTTCGGCGGCCTCGGCGCGGATCTGCTCCTCCGGCGTCGGATAGCCCGGGCTGCCGTTGAGCTTGCTGAGCCGAACGGCGTTGTCGATGATGGCATCTCGCGACGAGTTCGCCGGCGGCCCGGTGATCACCGACATCAGCTGGCGGATCCCCGGGGGCGGCAGCAGTGGCCGGTTGTTGCTCGAGAAGATCACCGCGAGCGTCTTGGTGCGCGCGGAATGCTGTGCCGCGAAAACCTGCGCGATCATCCCGCCCATCGATCCGCCGACGATGTGCGCGCTGTCGATGCCGAGGTGATCCAGTAGTGCCGCAGCGTCATCGGCGATGTCCTCGAGGGTGTACACCGAGGGGCTGCGCAGGCCGAGGAACGACCGCGCCATCCGCAGCGACAACGGCGCGTCGACCCGTTGGCCCGACAACTTGCTCGACAGCCCCACATCCCGGTTGTCGTACCGGATGACCCGCAGGCCCTGGTCGATGAGCTTCTCGCAGAAACCGTTGCGCCACAGCAACAATTGCGCACCCAGTCCCATGATCAGCAGGACCGCGGGATTGTTCGGGTCGCCCATGTCCTCGTAATACAGATCGAGATCGCCGGACTTCGCGTAGCCGGTACGAATTTCCATTTACGTTTCGACCTCGTCGATGTCCTTGTGTTCGCGGCTGATGTCCACCATGAAATTGGCGAAGTATCCGGTGAGCTGCGGGTCGTTCATCATCTGCCAGTTGGGCGCCAACAGCTTCATGTAGCGCTCGACGTAGAGGAATTGTTTGCCGATCAGCACGAGTTCGCGGGGCAGCTTCACGTCGTAGGCGTCGGCGAGCGCTGAGAGCTGTTTCCCGATTTCGGCGTATGACATGTCGCCCAGCGACTTCATGGTCAGCGGCGTAGCGAACGCTTCGAGATCCTTGGCGGCCTGCCCCTCGGGCTTGACCGTGCCCACCGCACCCATGAGCACCACGATCTTGCCTGCCGCCGCATGGTCCTTCTTGACCAGCAGCGCGTACACGAGCTCGCGCAACAGCCAGCGGGTCCGCGGGTCGATGCGGCCCATGATGCCGAAGTCGAAGAACACGATCTTGCCGTCGTGGTCGACATACAGGTTGCCGGCGTGCAGGTCGCCGTGGAACAGGCCGTGCTTGAGCCCACCCTCGAAAACACTGAACAGCAGGGCCTTGACCAACTCGGTGCCGTCGAACCCGGCCTTGCGGATGGCGGCCACATCGTCGATGCGGATGCCCTGTACCCGCTCCATGGTCAGCACACGCTGGCTGGTCAGGTCCCAGTACACCTGTGGCACCCGGATGTTCGCCCCCAGCGGGGACGCGTGCATATGCGAAACCCACGCGTCCATCGACTGCGCCTCGAGGCGGAAGTCCAGCTCCTCGGCCAGGTTGTCGGCGAAGTCGGCGACCACGTCCTGCGCGGACAGCCGCCGGCCCAGCTTGGCGAGTTCGACGATCTGCGCGCCGCGCTTGAGGATCTGCAGGTCCGCGGCGACGCGGCGGCGGATCCCGGGCCGCTGGATCTTGACCACGACCTCCTCGCCGGAGTGCAACGTGGCGTAGTGCACCTGGGCGATCGAGGCCGACGCGAACGGCTTGTCGTCGAACGACTTGAACAGGTTCTGCGGATCGTCGCCGAGTTCTTCCTTGAAGAGCTTGTGCACGGCGTCTGTGTCGGCGGGCGGCACGCGGTCCAGCAGGCTGCGGAATTCGCGGCTCAACGGCTCACCGAAGGCCCCGGGGCTGGACGCGATGATCTGGCCGAACTTGACGTAGGTGGGTCCGAGGTCGGAGAACGTCTGGGGCACCTGCTTGATGATCTTTTGCTGCAGGGAGCCCTTCCCGAGGATGTTGGTGACGACCCGGGCGCCGGTACGGGTGATCTGCCAGCCCGTCGCACCGATGCGGGCGGCCTCGACCGGCAGCGGCACCCGATCCAGCTTGGCGCCCTCGCGTTGCTTGGATTTCGGCGGAGTGCTCATTACCGCAGTGTCTCAAAACCGCCGGTACTGCCAAAAATGGGTGTGCCGGGTATCACACCGCACCCGTCCGCTGACCACCATGCGCACAACCTGAAGATCGCCGGTCAGCAGGGGTTGTGCGCACAAGCGCGGGCTCAGTGTATTTCGCCGTGTCAGGCGAAGCTGTGCTCAACCTCGTCGCGACTGCGCACCGGATCGCTGCCGGGCACGTACGTCGGCACGGTGTGCGGCGAAAGGGCGGGATCGAGGCCGCCGGCCACGCGGGCCTGCGCCTCGCGGAACTCCGGGATGGGCCCGGCCGCCAGCTCCAAGCCGTTGATGGTCGACCACACCAGGCCGCGCCGGGCAGTGCGCTCGATGATGTTGGGGGACTGGTGCTGGATCAGCTGCATGGCCCACTTCGGCATGGTGTCGCGGATCGCCCAGTCGATCGCGCTCTGCGGCAGCGCCACGTTCGACCCGGTGGCCATGGCGGCCCCGTGGGTGAGCGCGAGTTTGGGCAGGTAGGACTCCAGGCAGTCCAGCGTTTCGGCCTTGGTGGCGGGCAGGTCGGTACCGCCGAGGGCGTGCCCGACGCGGACGAACTCGCCGTAATAGCGGTCAAGTTTCTTGCCGCGCAACGGCTGCGGATGGTAGAGCTCGTGCGCGGTGGCCAGGCCCCACACCACCGTGGCGTAATTCCAGCGCAGCCAGTCCGGATCGTCGGCGTCGTAAGGAGCGCCGTCGGGTCGGACACCCTTGATGGTGTGGTGCATCGCGCGCACGGCCTTGGCCAGCCGTTCGGCGGTCTCGGTGGACCCGTACGCGGTGCCGATGAAGAACGCGATCGAGTGGCCGAGGCGCACCGCCGCGCCTTTCGGATCGATGACCGGTATGGCATTGCCTTCGTCGTCACGCTTGACCAACCTCGAATGGTGCATGCCCATCCAATAGATCGACGGGTCGAGGCGCTCCAGGTACGCCGCACACTGCAGGCCGAAGATCAGGGCATGCATGTGGGAGTGCACGTGCCACACCGCACTGCCCGGGCCGAACCATCCCGGATCGCCGGCAGGCCCGGCGAACTCCATGCCGCGGAAGTAGTTCCGGCGGATGTCGGCGTCGAACTTCTGATTCAGCCACTGGCCGACGAACTGGTGCGGCAGGAACGGCGGTAGAGACACGTTGAAGCCCTTTCCCAATCTGGTCACAGCTGTAACCACAATACATTTTGGCTACGGTCGTGACCAGATTTAGGCTGTACAGATGTCGACCCCGACCCGCTGGGCCGGCGTCCCGCTGACGGACCGCCGCGCCGAACGCCGGACGCTGCTGATCGACGCCGCGTTCCGGCTGTTCGGTGAGGGCGGGGAGGCGGCCGCGTCGGTGCGGTCGGTGTGTCGCGAGTGTGGCCTGAACACGCGGTACTTCTACGAGAGCTTCACCGACACCGACGACCTGCTCGGTGCGGTCTACGACGAGGTCAGCACGCTCCTGGCGGCCGACGTCGAGGCCGCGATGGCCGCCGCGGGCGATTCGCTGCGGGCCAGAACCCGGGCCGGTATCGCAGCCGTGCTCGGGTTCAGCTCTGCTGACCCCCGCCGGGGGCGAATCCTGTTCACCGATGCCAGGGCCAACCCGGTACTGGCCGCCCGCCGGGCCGCGACGCAGGATCTGCTGCGCGAAGCCGTGCTCACGGAGGGCGGGCGCCAGCACCCCGACTCCGACCCGGTGGCCGCCCAGGTCGGCGCCGCGATGTACACCGGCGCGATGGCCGAGCTGGCTCAGCAATGGCTGG
Proteins encoded:
- a CDS encoding ABC1 kinase family protein; translation: MSTPPKSKQREGAKLDRVPLPVEAARIGATGWQITRTGARVVTNILGKGSLQQKIIKQVPQTFSDLGPTYVKFGQIIASSPGAFGEPLSREFRSLLDRVPPADTDAVHKLFKEELGDDPQNLFKSFDDKPFASASIAQVHYATLHSGEEVVVKIQRPGIRRRVAADLQILKRGAQIVELAKLGRRLSAQDVVADFADNLAEELDFRLEAQSMDAWVSHMHASPLGANIRVPQVYWDLTSQRVLTMERVQGIRIDDVAAIRKAGFDGTELVKALLFSVFEGGLKHGLFHGDLHAGNLYVDHDGKIVFFDFGIMGRIDPRTRWLLRELVYALLVKKDHAAAGKIVVLMGAVGTVKPEGQAAKDLEAFATPLTMKSLGDMSYAEIGKQLSALADAYDVKLPRELVLIGKQFLYVERYMKLLAPNWQMMNDPQLTGYFANFMVDISREHKDIDEVET
- the rplK gene encoding 50S ribosomal protein L11, producing the protein MAPKKKVAGLIKLQIQAGQANPAPPVGPALGQHGVNIMEFCKAYNAATESQRGNVIPVEITVYEDRSFTFALKTPPAAKLLLKAAGVQKGSGEPHKTKVAKVTWDQVREIAETKKADLNANDIDAASKIIAGTARSMGITVE
- a CDS encoding cyclopropane mycolic acid synthase family methyltransferase: MSKLTPKYEELQSIYDISNEFYELFLGPTMGYTCGYFEREDMTGDEAQIAKFDLALGKLGLEPGMTLLDIGCGWGAGMARAIEKYDVNVIGLTLSGEQREYAINKLSKIETDRNVEVRLQGWEEFTDKVDRIVSIGAFEHFGFERYPAFFETAYNALPDDGIMLLHNITGFDLRQGQKLGLHMTFEDARFARFIMTEIFPGGRLPSVEMEKEKALEAGFKLTQLQEIGPHYVRTLKIWADALEAHKDEAIAIQGQEVYDRYDKYLNGCQKYFASGHISVHQFTLQK
- a CDS encoding YciI family protein, translating into MHYFALLINREQALTPEQGAEEMTAYLAFHAKAGSAIRAGDALTPAAGAVRISGGPDNPTVTDGPFAEGAEVAGGYYVFEADNLDEALALAQDIPAAKYGAVEVWPMVHWQAPEQPLTNDWLALLLEPPEKIHTPGTDEWNQQAGQHVELAKTIGDRTLAGAPLHPPSTATTVRVRDGQVSLTDGPYAEGAEVANGFYVLRAADRDEAVKLASMIPASAIEVRQLSGIAGL
- a CDS encoding TetR/AcrR family transcriptional regulator, translated to MSTPTRWAGVPLTDRRAERRTLLIDAAFRLFGEGGEAAASVRSVCRECGLNTRYFYESFTDTDDLLGAVYDEVSTLLAADVEAAMAAAGDSLRARTRAGIAAVLGFSSADPRRGRILFTDARANPVLAARRAATQDLLREAVLTEGGRQHPDSDPVAAQVGAAMYTGAMAELAQQWLAGNLGDDLDAVVDHALRLVLGR
- a CDS encoding oxygenase MpaB family protein, translated to MTRLGKGFNVSLPPFLPHQFVGQWLNQKFDADIRRNYFRGMEFAGPAGDPGWFGPGSAVWHVHSHMHALIFGLQCAAYLERLDPSIYWMGMHHSRLVKRDDEGNAIPVIDPKGAAVRLGHSIAFFIGTAYGSTETAERLAKAVRAMHHTIKGVRPDGAPYDADDPDWLRWNYATVVWGLATAHELYHPQPLRGKKLDRYYGEFVRVGHALGGTDLPATKAETLDCLESYLPKLALTHGAAMATGSNVALPQSAIDWAIRDTMPKWAMQLIQHQSPNIIERTARRGLVWSTINGLELAAGPIPEFREAQARVAGGLDPALSPHTVPTYVPGSDPVRSRDEVEHSFA
- the rplA gene encoding 50S ribosomal protein L1, encoding MSKNSKAYREAAEKVDRDKLYTPLEAAKLAKETSSKKQDATVEVAIRLGVDPRKADQMVRGTVNLPHGTGKTARVAVFAVGEKAEQAIAAGADVVGSDDLIEKIQGGFLDFDAAIATPDQMAKVGRIARVLGPRGLMPNPKTGTVTPDVAKAVADIKGGKINFRVDKQANLHFVIGKASFDEAKLAENYGAALDEVLRAKPSSSKGRYLKKVTVSTTTGPGIPVDPAVTRNFTEA
- a CDS encoding cyclopropane mycolic acid synthase family methyltransferase; the protein is MAKPPENLKPHFENVQAHYDLSDDFFALFLDPSRTYSCAYFERDDMSLEEAQLAKIDLSLGKLGLEPGMTLLDVGCGWGATMMRAIERYDVNVVGLTLSRNQHAHVEQVFAQSDSPRSKRVLLAGWEQFDEPVDRIVSIGAFEHFGHERYEDFFRFAYEALPDDGVMLLHTITGLHPREAHSRGIPLTFEVARFIRFIVTEIFPGGRLPSIEMVVEHADRAGFTLTRRQSLQLHYARTLDLWAEALAAHRDEAIAIQSEEVYDRYMHYLTGCANSFRVGYIDVNQFTLQK
- a CDS encoding alpha/beta fold hydrolase, yielding MEIRTGYAKSGDLDLYYEDMGDPNNPAVLLIMGLGAQLLLWRNGFCEKLIDQGLRVIRYDNRDVGLSSKLSGQRVDAPLSLRMARSFLGLRSPSVYTLEDIADDAAALLDHLGIDSAHIVGGSMGGMIAQVFAAQHSARTKTLAVIFSSNNRPLLPPPGIRQLMSVITGPPANSSRDAIIDNAVRLSKLNGSPGYPTPEEQIRAEAAELYDRAYYPAGIARHFAAILGSGSLLHHDRRITAPTVVIHGLADRLMRPYGGRAVAKAITGARLVLIDGMGHELPEPVWDEVVGELKTNFAAAG
- a CDS encoding RNA polymerase sigma factor, with product MAQLDGVFRREWGPAVAALARWSGDLSVAEDAVQEACAQALRVWPSEGVPANPGAWLTAVARNRATDRLRRESARGGKELAAVYEEVTARGAGGELHQVRDDELRMMFTCAHPALDRASQLALTLRLISGLTVTEIARALLQSEAAVGQRITRAKNKIRKANIPLRVPPAELLPERTPHVLACIYSVFTEGYWSTAGPSAIRDELCDEGVRLAGELCALMPDDADAHALSALVLLHDSRRQTRVDDSGALVPLDEQNRARWDRGRIARGLEQLRLAEAAPGPYLPQAVIAALHATAPTWQHTDWATICLAYDRLLSITESPVVRANRAMAIGFRDGFGAGLAALDEIADDPRLARTNTVATIRADLLRRAGRPQEAVRWYRVALGNANVSEPSAAFLRRRIAECVTS